In Raphanus sativus cultivar WK10039 unplaced genomic scaffold, ASM80110v3 Scaffold2553, whole genome shotgun sequence, the genomic stretch AGAGCATGCATGTGTGCGACATAATTCATTGATCATATATCCATGCTTGCTTCGTTTTCCAATATACCGAGTCTTTCCAATATTCACAGATTTGAAGTATCTATCTGGTCCAAGTATGTGGGCACTTTGGTTGAGACCAGTCACGATCCATCTTTTATACAATAGATCGACAACCAAAACAACTTTCTTTTCTTCATCAACGAAGAAACTCCCAGGTTTAATATCACGAATACAGCTAGAGGTGACTCTCAAGAACTTTCTCCACGAAACCTCACCATGATCAATTTTTATTGTGACCCAAATCTCCAATGCTTGACCAATCACCCTGCTGTAATGTAATATTACAGCTAGCTGCTCTTCTCTGACACAAGATAAGACAACTTTATCCGAATAATGAGATTTAAACGGCATAGGCAGCAGTTTACGAAATCTCTCTGTCGTAAAATCAAAAGAGAGTATACAATCAGTATTATTGTTTGTTTCACCTATTCTTATTTTCTCTTCAACCAAAAAATAAGTATGTCCCTTCAAAGACACACCACGTTGATAATAATCTATATGCCAGTTGTGATTGACATTAGAAACCTTCCATGTATTAGAGCTCAAATCGAAGATTTCATACCCAAGAACCATGTAACCGCTTTTATAGTCACCTAAAATCCCCAAGATTTTGTGGTTATGGTTCTTGTCATATCCAATAGCGTATTTTTCTCCACCTAGGAAAGTGTTTCTTGGTTGAATCCACCTTGTTTGACCCAAATAAGGATTCCACACCAAGAGCCTTGACTGGTCTCTGGTGACGCATAGCAATAAGCCTTCACACTGAAAGATTTGAGAGATCTCTACTTGGTCAAGTACACTTACTTGCTTTATAGATGGATCAACGAAGTCTGCTTCGTTTTGGATTCCTTGGAGATCAAACTTCATCGAGCAAACCCTAAAATCCTTCATCATGAACCCTAGAAAATGCTTCCTTCTTGCTGCTGATTCGCATAAAACCTCAGACTTAGAGATAGAGTTCCAATTTTTACAAGTGGATCGCACTGCGTTTAGGGATGTCAATGGAACCATAGAGAATATCTCTTTTGTCAAATCTTCTGGAAGATCGGACATCGTTGTCATTTTTTTCCGAAGTTGCAAACTAGGGCAAGATCTTTTTACGTGTCGCCTATTTATATAACGGCGGTGTTGGTATCTTTATTGCTTGTTGTTTCGTAAATCTTGATTGAATATTTCTACAATAGGATTCTAgacaaattaatattaatattaatatttagaataatttaattttaaatattttaaataaaccgtttgatgaaaaaatatagaatatttttaaataaaattaaagcaTTTAGAAATTAACATGTgtcattaaaatatctaatgCATATCTAGATGTTTAAATTTGAGATatccttctctttttctttttctattttcttatagACGACATATCTCTTCTATATTTGTCTAGAGTTTCCTAGATTTAATTGTGAGCCTGTAGAAAAGTTTCAGTTTCCAGCAAATTAGACCATTTCTAAGGGGGAGTTTTTCCCATTCAAGctcttaaaaatgtattatgtatatattatataaatataagtatttGTGAGATCCATAATCTTTGTGAAATCCTATAGGTAAAAATTcttaaacattattttaaaaacctttGCCTATGAAGTTCCACACAAAATTGTAGACCccacaaatatttatacttatataatatatacatacataaatatatacataatacattCTTAAGAGTTTCAATGGAAAAAACTTCATTGGAGACGTTCTTAGATCCGCAACTAAAAAAAAGTCCAATTTTTAGATGCAACTTGGTTTGGTCGGATATCGAATAATGTTTCATTTGGGGAAAATCGCGATATTTGCTTATATTCAAACTGTCATTTAACTAGCATATTAAACCATCAAATTAGTTTTTGTAtcagaaaaaaattcaactttGCTTACTTGTTTATTAAATAAGATGATGTGTTAATTTTCCTtgtaaatatttctttttaataatttaataaataaaaattaacaataatagaaataaaaaaatagaaaatactaaatcaaaattcaaacttctctaaaaaataaaaaaaattaatgagaaaaatcttagttttctttgaaaatcaaataaaaattctaaaacttcTAAAagtatattacatttaaaattctCTATCTTTGTTTACGATAACAGGTTTGAGACACCgatgataaaatgaaaattttagatatactatcaccaacaatataattttgtacATATCGCCATTAACCTTAACATTTTTCATCATATAGCCAATGATAACTGcatcaaaatttattattatcaatATGTCAGAAACTGCACCTTCGTTggcaatataaaaaaaatgttatttttattggCAATACGAccaaaaattttattattaataacgatatttttgagaaagaatatttcattaaatttcagaatttatctttatttaaaaaattcttatattttgtttaaaatttgaatttttaaaagttcAAAACCCTTTTcagtttttaagaaaatatttcttttttataaaatctattttttagtttttaattattccttactttttcctatttttatttattgttaattacttttattaaataataaaacaaataaaagaaaaacactgacacataatattttttttaattttttaatttttgttttttctaatatcattcattttctattttttctttttattatttaaaaaaaaaaattaaaacaaaaacaaaactgatACGTCACTTTATTTACAAGTAAACCAGTCACATTATTCGATAGATGTCTTGGACTCCCTCCCCTCCTATCCCGTTGAAGACTACACACGTTTCTGTTTCTCAACTAGGAACTGAAAACTCCCGACCTTGATTGCCCCCAGTTGTTTCAACCTCAGTCTCAAGTGTCTGGTCCAAATGCTACTTTTGACTCTCAAGGTTGCATTCTTCTTGAGCTGGAAAATAATAACTTTGTCCCCTCTCTTACCTCTCCTGCAAACAAACACCAATGAAGCTCTTCGGCTCTTGCTACAGATATTCTGGTTAGTATTTTTGCTAACAGTTCTGAAGTTGTAGAGCATGTGTTTAAACCATGTAACGCATCTCCAGTGGATGCGTCAACAGCTTTCAACCATGTCTCAGAAGAAAAAGACTGCTTAGCACCAACTGAAGAAACTTTTGACTCTACTACATTCTCTTCACCACTAGCATCTCTTTCGACAGTTACAAAACACGAGAAAGAAGATTCTGATGTTCAAACTCCTCAGTTTGATTAGTAAGTGATGATGTTTCAAAGCTCCATGCCAGCTAAAGAATATGTTGCTTCATCGAATCCATTTCAGTTCAAGTCTACCGTCTCAAATGAGACGACTCTCATACAGTCCTCTGACCCATCTTTTAGACTTCTGCAATGGAGTCTTCCTTCCTCCTAAAGCATATAACGAAACGGCCCAAAGGTCTCGTAGTGGTAGAAACTTGAAGCCAACTCAAAAGCTAAAGGAAAAAGAATGGATCACAGTGACGGGTAAAGGAAAAAGAGGTCGTGGTCAACAAGGTGGCCGAGGACCTCTGCACTAGTTTCATCAACATGAGAATGTTGACTCTACTGTTTTTTCTTCGTTGATGTTTATCTCCatttactctctctttgaacTAACCATTACTATGTAATATTTGCTAGTATATAAATTGAATGccctttttcagaaaaaaaaaaacttgctaCTCCCAATCAAGAAAACTCTTATCCGAAAC encodes the following:
- the LOC108807608 gene encoding F-box/kelch-repeat protein At3g13680-like; protein product: MTTMSDLPEDLTKEIFSMVPLTSLNAVRSTCKNWNSISKSEVLCESAARRKHFLGFMMKDFRVCSMKFDLQGIQNEADFVDPSIKQVSVLDQVEISQIFQCEGLLLCVTRDQSRLLVWNPYLGQTRWIQPRNTFLGGEKYAIGYDKNHNHKILGILGDYKSGYMVLGYEIFDLSSNTWKVSNVNHNWHIDYYQRGVSLKGHTYFLVEEKIRIGETNNNTDCILSFDFTTERFRKLLPMPFKSHYSDKVVLSCVREEQLAVILHYSRFYTFEIWVTNKIDPCEVSWSKFLRITYGCMDGNQAGSFFIDEEKKVVVVVDLESCKEGIVLNKKTNIIGQDGYFKSVNMGKAHNS